A DNA window from Sphingopyxis sp. CCNWLW2 contains the following coding sequences:
- the sciP gene encoding CtrA inhibitor SciP has protein sequence MLEYDTRPTAVMGPLGPLTIDDLPSSGTTYWVSRRKAEVLAAIDGGLLSLEEACDRYRLSNEEIGSWRRSLDRSGLPGLRITKLQRYRGRHID, from the coding sequence GTGCTCGAATATGATACGAGGCCGACGGCGGTCATGGGTCCTCTCGGGCCATTGACGATCGACGATCTGCCGTCGTCCGGCACGACCTATTGGGTCAGCCGCCGAAAGGCCGAGGTCCTGGCTGCGATCGACGGCGGATTGCTCAGTCTCGAGGAGGCGTGCGACAGATACAGGCTCAGCAATGAAGAAATCGGCTCGTGGCGGCGCTCGCTCGATCGCTCCGGACTTCCCGGGCTTCGCATCACCAAGCTCCAGCGATATCGGGGACGACATATAGATTGA
- a CDS encoding glycine-rich domain-containing protein → MRENGWAEAYAARVFDEYRCFCFLAATSDAELTPSDAVDQVWHLHLTYTRDYWERFCPKVLGRPLHHGPTAGGSDERSRFFDQYARTLHRYEQVFGAPPPDDIWPDAARRLIDDPRARRVHPRDGVVLPRSALRGASIIAACLLVGVGLWFGSVVL, encoded by the coding sequence GTGCGCGAGAATGGCTGGGCCGAAGCATACGCCGCACGCGTGTTCGACGAGTATCGGTGTTTCTGCTTCCTCGCCGCTACGAGCGACGCCGAGCTGACGCCTTCCGACGCCGTCGATCAGGTCTGGCACCTTCACCTCACCTATACGCGCGACTATTGGGAGCGATTTTGCCCCAAGGTGCTCGGCCGTCCCTTGCACCACGGCCCAACCGCCGGCGGCAGCGATGAACGCTCCCGCTTCTTCGACCAATATGCCCGGACGCTGCATCGATACGAACAGGTTTTCGGCGCGCCGCCGCCGGACGATATCTGGCCCGATGCGGCGCGGCGTCTGATCGACGATCCCCGCGCGCGCCGCGTCCATCCGCGCGATGGGGTCGTGCTGCCGCGAAGCGCGCTCCGCGGGGCATCCATCATTGCAGCCTGCCTTCTCGTCGGTGTTGGCCTATGGTTCGGGAGTGTCGTCTTATGA
- a CDS encoding YcxB family protein, producing the protein MSRSVTFTLTADDYVAANKLFILKYSTSRWALVCWLMFVALLLGSLFTLALRFPDAPFIALFFMCVAVVVTIPLYQYYLGAAVFARKAYADQKSLQHPMTVSWSEEGFRSKAQQGDWNVPWNDYLKWTEDSKVILLYQGARVFNMLPKRVLTPAQIDDFRQLVAANVKHA; encoded by the coding sequence ATGAGCCGCAGCGTCACCTTCACTTTGACCGCCGACGACTATGTTGCTGCCAACAAGCTGTTCATACTGAAATATTCAACCTCGCGCTGGGCGCTCGTTTGCTGGCTGATGTTCGTTGCTTTGCTGCTTGGCTCGCTCTTCACGTTGGCGCTGCGATTCCCCGATGCGCCTTTCATTGCACTCTTCTTCATGTGCGTGGCGGTGGTGGTCACAATACCGCTCTACCAATATTATTTGGGCGCTGCCGTGTTTGCTCGCAAGGCCTATGCAGACCAGAAAAGTCTTCAGCACCCGATGACGGTTTCATGGTCTGAGGAAGGTTTTAGGAGCAAGGCACAGCAGGGCGACTGGAATGTTCCTTGGAACGACTATCTCAAATGGACGGAAGACAGCAAGGTGATCCTCCTTTATCAAGGCGCGCGCGTGTTTAACATGCTGCCTAAGCGCGTCCTCACGCCAGCACAGATCGACGACTTCAGGCAATTGGTGGCCGCCAACGTCAAGCACGCGTAA